TCCCTCCCCTTCAAAGTGCAGCCCTGTCCTGAAGGGTTAAATTATTAGCATCTTCTATAGGTAAATCCTTTTAACTGAAACAATATCTTAGTAGCAAGAATACCCCTTTTATCCATTTTCATATTCATGTGCAGATAGGTTGCTTCTACACAATGAATAGATGAGGGCATTTTTTAAAGCCTGAAATGAAGCAGCTGATTTTTCTTACTACTGAAGGGTGTATAATTTGCATTTATATTTCACAAAATTCTTATATGATTTCAAAAGCTATGTACTTAAATAACTTCATCGTTCATGAACAGGGGCCAGTTACACTTTTTTGCAGGTGAATGAGGCTCATTTAATGGTACTTGATTCCTTTACTCTGAGGGAGGTGCTTAAGTTTTAAAGGTCAAACTATCCCTTCTGCTTCAAATCACTGCATTGCAAGATCATCAGATCTTCAAAGCAGTGAAGATGTCCTTTGAAGAAACAAAAACGGTTCTCCATTAGGCCATTActttaacaaaaatatgatGCTCTTCACTTTCTTATATTTCAACAAATTCGGCCACAGGGCCCACAAAATTAGATGTTTTGTTAATTGTCAATTATTCCAGAATAATAATGCACCACCCCatcagaaaaagaagaaaaaaaaatagaataatacaTCACAACCAAAGCTCTAGTTTGTCCAATAAAATCTCAAAGATTTGTTatcatttattttgttcatcTGCCAAGAGAAAACAGAATGCATGAGTTGTGTGTTGCAAACCTAAGCTATCTGCACATTTCTCTGACACAATAATAATTGCCAACTCCATTAGACTAATGATTGAGTTCAGGCTCAGTAGCATGATAATATTATATctgaaaataaaagtcaaacCTTTTTGACATGTTCCAAATCATAAGCAGCCTGATTAACCCATAACAGGAGGGAGCATGTGCACTTAGCTTTTGAGAGACATATATGCCAGCTTCTCTTTTTGGGATTGTTTCACTCTGACATCAGCTTTCCCACTGAGTTGACAAAACAAACGGTAATGATACTCCTCTACTTCAACATTAGTATTGAGAAGTTGTGTCACAGCGAGAGAAATACAAGTGCCAATGGAGCTCAGCTAAAAATGCCATCACTTATTGCACTAAAACATACTTGAAATGAATTGGAAGTTGCTTCTGATACAGCAGTGATTCACTTAATTCACCTAAACTTGATCATACTCTTCTGATGCCATTATGCAAACTCTAGCAAGAACCAAAATTTGTACATCCAATTTGGCTTTGTAACAGAAACCACTTGAAGAAACAAAACAGTATTCTATAATCTAAATCTACAAACAATTTATCCCGACACTCAAAATCTCAATCTGTACACAAAATCCTGGAGCTGGAGCTTCTTTCTTCCCTAGAATTAGTTAGTTGGCTATCAGTTTCTAGAGTATATGCTTGATAACCCGTTGGACTAGAGAGCTGACCAGAGCCACTACTGCTCACAGATCTATCAATATCAATCCTCCCAGCGACAAGAGGGATTGGGCGTTCAGGTATTGAGGGCACTGATTCATCGGTCTCCATCATTTTAACAACCTGATCCATTGTTGGCCTAGCATACAACTGTGGATGAGAACAAAGCACAGCAATTAGCACATACTTCTCAAGAACTTGTGGTGAACCAGGTTGTGGCATGTCATCTTCAATTACATCCAAAGCCTTTCCGGTTCTAACTAATGACCAAGCCCAATCGGTTAAAGCAGATGGTTGACCATCATTGTTCATCTGAAGCGCCTTCCTACCACTCAAAAGCTCAAGAAGCACAACCCCATAACTGAACACATCACTTCTCTCTGTCAACTGTCCATACAAAGCATATTCCGGAGCAACATACCCCATGGTTCCAGCCACCCTAGTGCTCATATGCGTCATCCCCTCAGGGTTAAACTTCGCCAGTCCAAAATCAGCAACCTTGGCTTCAAACTTATCATCCAAAAGTATATTACTTGCTTTAATATCCCTATGAATTATTGCAGGTTGAGCCCCATAATGCAAATAAGCCAGCCCTCTAGCGGTGCCTAGAGCAATCTGCTGACGAATTGGCCAACTCAGTTTCACCCCATTGGAACCAAACAAATGGTCGTGGAGACTCCCGTTTTTCACCATATCACAAACAATAATCCTCTGGTAACCTTCTAAACGAGTCGTGACAGAACAATAACCTCTCAAGGCAACAAGGTTAACATGCCTCACGCTAGCAATAACCTCAACCTCATGAGTAAAGCTCGCGTCACCAGCAGCCGAACAATTCTTGAACCTCTTAAACGCAACCTCACTCCCATCAGGAAGCAACCCTTTGTACACATTCCCGTAACCCCCTCTTCCAACTATGTTATCCCGGGAGAAATTCTTAGTTGCCTTCTTAATATCATCGAAAGTGAACCTGATCAAGGTGGTGCTCTGGTCCATGGAATCCAACCCAGAAATGAAACCGGTTTCCACAACACGAACATCCATATCCCGACCCACCTTCTTTTCAAACTTGCGATAAGCCCAAAAGCCGAAAGCCAGCAAGCAGAAGACCAAGACACAGACAACAGAAACAAGCCCAAAAAGAAGCTTTCTTCTTTTGGAGGCGGAGGAACCGGCGTGGGGAAATTCGAGGGAGAACAAGCACTTGGCGGTGCCGAGGTCGGAGGGGCCGCGGGAGTTGGCGAAGGCGGCGGCGTAGATAGAAGAATAATCAGTGCAGCTGGTGAGGTTGCCGACGGACTGTCCCAAGTGCGGGATATTGGAGAGGGAGGAGGTGCAGAGGGCGCAGGGAGAATTATTCTCGAGCGATTGGTTGCAGTTTTTTCCTACGGATTGAAGAGCGGATTGAGGAACCAGAGCTTCAAACTCTTGTCTGGTGGTGACGTTGACGCAGCCCTGGGAGATCCAGGAGGTTTGGTAGCCACAGGAGGAGCGAATGTCGTAGGTGGGGTCGAAGAGGTTAACGTAGGACTGAAAGCTTTGCCAGCAGGAGTCGGAGGCGTTGGAGGGCGCGAGGAAGAAACCGCTACGGCGGAGGTAGTCGGACTGGACGAGGCGGAGGGCCTGGCTGATGACCTGGCAGCGGGAGGAGTCGAAGGAGGAAGGCTTGGTGGTGCCGAGGACGGTGAAGTTGAGGGGACAGGCGGATAAGGAAGAGTATGGGAGAGAAAGGAAgcagaagaggaggaggaggttgAGAGGAGTCATTGAAATGGAGGGGTTGGTGGGTTAGCGATGTGGGAGTTGGAATGGGAAGAAAGGTAAGAGAGGTTGGCGTTCTGATATTTTTTTGACCATGTTCCTCCTCATTCTTTACTCTTTACTCAATACTCAAATAGTAATAGCAGACACTGACACAAGGACAGGGTGCTTCCGCGAACTCAACTCAaactacttcttcttcttctactacTACTCCTCCCACTACACAATCATTGATCCTTCATCCTCTATCGTTGATCTTTTCTCTTCACTGTTCATCGCTATCCATCCATTCCTATCTTCTTCCCTTTCATCACCTTTTTCAACGTCTAGAAGCCAATAACCAAATTTGTAATTGGCCACTGCCCCTGCATCAAATCTACACGTCACTACCACGCCAACATAATTTGCACAATCACTACCATCCTAACAATCCTACTTTCCTCCTTTTTCTGAAGAAAGCAAGCATTTTTTAACCATCCCTtaactcaaacaaaaacaaaagtaaaagctTTTCTAATTTCCCTTTTTTCCTAACACCACACATAAATTATACTGATggctttttaaaatatttatttttatatgatatattgGACCTTATTACTGACTACACGACATTAAATGATGACAAATAGTCAACCCTTGGATTACTTATCTCCACGAGAGTACGCAATCATACAACAGTTAATTTTCGGTGATGCTGAGACTTTGGTTGCTGTTTTCTCGTAAAATGTTGGATAGTATTTCCAAGTAGTGAAAGAGAGAATAAGGTGTTTTTTCGTTCTTCACTTTTTTGTGATGCCATTCTCCTTCACATCCCTGTTCAATGTTAAAAGATTCATAATGCTTTCtcttaaggaaaaaaaattgtattagaGAAACAGAGCTTAAAATGTAACAAATGACTTAAAAGGAGAATAACCAAGAATATTATAGATCAACTCAACTCACAAAGTTGCAAGAATTATATGTACACAATAAAGTAACTATGAAAAGAAGTTGAGTATAACTTTTAGAACTTGTTATTTACAAAGTTAGTCCTAATACCCTGTGTTGAGATTGTGACAAGGAGATACTGGTTTAATTGAACCTAGAATCTCAAAGTTTCTGGTTTTGTATGATgataatacataattaataatagatgggttatatgtgttacatgttcattacttttaTGATTGTGTGATCATATGAGaatatgtttgtgttgtttcttttttgtgatGATTATTATAATTCACTATGTTATATAATGAGATTTTATCTGTGaatgcataacatatgttttagaaaagaaaaaccacatgcacttttgttgaactttaattgtgtgacaaaacagcagttttaagttgacttcattataaagtaagtcgattaaaactcgtggctttgcacaaactttttcaaaatatgctgtgagaatttttgaagaaaaagtttttcaaaattgcattgaACTGTTATAAAGTTGATTATGTGCGCAAGCAATTCGACTAAGTtggttatgttttgaaattatgttagtGTTTGTCATGTCTAACGGCTATAATTTAAAGGggtttgaccaagcattaattgaGAATCAACTGCATTAATTGTGGTATTTAAGTTGCTTTGATTGCTACTGTTGTAACTGTTAGTGTACattcgactctattagtagcaaaGTCGGCTTAGGAGCGTCAGttttatgaaaaactatatatagacgcaaatttgaattttttaagaaGTTTTTGTGAATTTAACTATTCTGTGTTTTCTTTCAGACTTGTGCTATCTCACAAAACGCAGataaagctccaagaattcatAAAGAAGAGATTGGTGTTCATCTTTGGTAATTGCTTGAAGAGTAAGAATTGTGTGTTTTGACTGTCTGATCAACCTGCACTTGAGGTGTCTGTTTCATGATCAATTTTTCTCAATCGTGTGGCATTCTGGACTATGAGGGTTGCTCAAAGGGTTGAAGACTACAGAAGAAGAGGGGACATATTAttgttgttcttctttgttatatgcctatattttgattagagggttagagaggcgttttatatttttgacgtgttGTCGCTATAAAAACCTtactgtaaaaaccttgatcgttatagtgcatttgcttcctgggattggaaggacactagatgcaCGCAGGTTAGCAGaaacagtataaaaatttgCGTTTGATCTctttatccctacacttttaaattcaaagtcgactttattttgtGCATAGACAACTAtattccgctgcacttaaaaatattattccttgcatttcaagaaagttttgaaagatcATCTTTTTgggaaaaagatttttaaaagactctgattttaaagtttcaccaattcaccccctcttagTGTGAGAAACTAAGTCATACTATTTTCAACACCCTCTAATTAGAGTATGGATTTAAACAAACTCATCATGTTACGTTGATATGAAAAGGTTTGAGAAAGGAAATTTTGTAAGCATATCCAAGAACTGATGTTTAGAGGAAATTGGGaagaataaatatgtttttgatcctttaatttttagtaataattggaattattatttttttaattttgatttaatttagtcttttaattttaaaagtacatcaatttaaattttttttattaaattttgttaagtttatttaatatttcaaacgTATCTCATTATAgaatttgagttgtttatacCATTGAACACAATTTcgtttcaatgttaattgagaaatgtgtttaaaatgttaaataaacttaacataatttggttaaaatgactaaattcacGCATGTCTAAAGATGGAGGGTTAAATTGATCTAAAGTTTCAAAGAGGAACCAATTccaattttacttaaaaattaaaggaccaaaaacatatttaacctaagaGAGAACAATGAGACCTTCAAGAACCTTGGATCGAATGAAGTGATAATCCACTTCTATCTTTTCTCATAACAAGGGctttgataattaaaaatatttatgataaaagataatttgaaactaatatatttttagatattttatttgatatttataagtaattatcatatttaattatattagtaaataataaaaggtaatatttgataaatcttttttaatctagTAAAGGTCTTCTTAAATACTTTTAGATCTCCACACCATCCAAATATATCATGAAGATTtctaattacttataaaataattagaggATATTACATTACTAGAAAGAAGATTGCGCATTGATTGTAGGTGTAAAAGGTGTTATCAAAACTGACAAAGATCACAAATAAATTTTCCCAAGACATGTAAACCCATTGTCCTTAAGAACTTATTAATGTGCAAGTTCTTCAGGATATAACAAGAACTTCTCAAAAATTTTGAGGATAACAAAACTAACAAGTATCTTCAATAAATAAACTCAAGATATttgtggaaaagaaaaagaaggaaaggaGAACAAAAGGACGAAATTGAAAGAGTTCAAGATAAATtctgtaaaagaaaagaagaagagctCTATAAGTGAAAGAGAACTGATCAAGAATGTATTTTGTGCAATTTAGAATGTATATTGGTCctttatttatagagttttGATTTGTAAGGTGACTAGCCCAAAAGCTCTTGCCTTGCAAAAGATCTCGTACTTTGTGGTTTCTTGAGATCGAATCAACAACCTAGAGGATGAAATCTCGATTCTTACGAAAGAGGAGCAACAATCTTCAACATTACTTGCAGAGTAGCTTCCAATGGCATGTTACAATTATAGGCATGGTCAAAAGGAAACTTTTGCAAAATCTATATAAAAGCACACGTTTTATAACAAAAGATGCGTTAATTTGTTTGCATGTAGTGAGACCAAACTCAAATAAAATGTCAAGGCaatatttacattaattgaGAACGAGGCCATGACGAGATCGATCAACCTCAAAGCCTAGAAAGTTTTTGAGATCACCAAgatctttaatataaaaatgatcgTGAAGATAGTGCTTGACCTGATTAATGAAGGAAAAATCATTGCCTTTTAGGACAAcatcataaacatatatcaaaaatattgtaaaagaatGGTTCTTATTATGTGTGAGTAACTAGTAGTCAGTAGTGCTTTgaataaaaccaaaagaaagtAAGGCAGAAGTTAACTTAGTATTTCATTGCCTACTTTCTTGAGAGGAGACGAGATATACAACAACACACAACGAACCTGAAAGAGGAAAACGAGTGACATGTACACTCTAAATCGCTGCTAAAGATGAGACGAGACATGtcactagggatggcaacgggtcaggtcgggcacggatagtgcctacctgTTACCCGACCCGCTAAGTAAAATTATGCCCATTACCCGTCCCGCTACCCGCTGAATACCCGACTTAAAAAAACCTgtggatttttttcaacccgcgggtacccgttggatacccgttaTCCAAActccagaaaaaaaataaaaaataataaaaataataaacaggtaataaaaaaaaactgttgGGTTGGCCCATTTAGTCTCTTTTAGATCAGAAACCACTAGGGTTTCTTATTCTCAAATAAAGGGAGCAGCCTGGCCACCACCTCCTCCAATAACCTCTGCACTCTCTATAAcctaccaccaccaccttctTTTATCGATGCCGCAACAGCTCCGGCCGCACCATTAGTAGTGCCACCATGTTTTCCGGCTTCACCGCCATTGCCATTACCCTGCTCTTCTCCCTGTACAGCACGTCAAGGTGGAAATAAGGGTACGTTTTCGAATCTTTCTCCGCTTGTTGCTTTCGTTCACTTTCTTGAAGTACTTGTTGATGTTCTcccacttttcttttctttgcaccTTTTCGCGTTTCAGTTGTATCTAAGCTTCCTCATCGAGGATGAGATCTCCTCCTATACGTTCTCCTGATACTTTGCATCTAGGTTCGTTTGGAGCGGTAGAAGGCGGCAGAACAAGGCAGCTTTCCCTAGTTCTAATTTgaagaagaaaccctaaaaagggattttattttgatttgaaaaaaccctaaaaagagaTTTCGGCTTGGTCCAATTTTAAAAAGCAGATTCAACAGAAAAGAAAgtctgataaaaaataattaaaggataaaattgtaattttatttctctaacGGGTAGCGGAtacccgcgggtacggatagtgtgatacccgaacccggcccgttaacaagcgggtattaaaatacccgttaCCCGCGGGTATCTTTTACCCGCGGGTACTAAATACCCGtagcggattttatccgcgaaTACCCGCGGGTACGGGTTTTTTTGCCATTCCTACATGTCACCATGcacgacaaaaaaaaaaaaaaaggacaactTTAAAAGGCGTTGAGAGTGTTTAAGAGCTCCAACGAAGCCGTCGTTGACGACATGATTTTCGTTGGGCTAAGACGATCAAAATCATGTGATCATCGATCAAAACTAAAACTCTAGTAGTGACAATGGTAGACAATGACAATAAACAATGTTGTCGCTGATAATGATAGATGACATCGCTGCTGACAATGACAAATGTAGTAACAGAgacaacaaattttttttttcaaaaaaacctTAGGCATTGATACcatattgaatatagtgaaaactatataTGTGATTAACCTTCCTTTTAttgaatacttttttataataaaagaaatatagattaaatctaaaatacaaataaataataataacaaacgaactaaaaataaaagatgataatatgattattttttaagatatttatatgaataaaaattttaaaaataataattatatgaataaaaatggaataaacttataatattgaaatattacaaaattaaatatatataataatagttgTAATAGATTAAATGATTAGTTATAATTACTTAAAGTAAACCAATCTGtcataatcataaaattttataagtgacttaatttgtttttaattgactaaccaattaattaaaaaagtaatttatttaataaataagcaTCACCCACCTAATATAAAACTGACGTAAAACAAACCACAATAAGC
This genomic interval from Vigna radiata var. radiata cultivar VC1973A chromosome 8, Vradiata_ver6, whole genome shotgun sequence contains the following:
- the LOC106772738 gene encoding probable LRR receptor-like serine/threonine-protein kinase RKF3, whose product is MTPLNLLLLFCFLSLPYSSLSACPLNFTVLGTTKPSSFDSSRCQVISQALRLVQSDYLRRSGFFLAPSNASDSCWQSFQSYVNLFDPTYDIRSSCGYQTSWISQGCVNVTTRQEFEALVPQSALQSVGKNCNQSLENNSPCALCTSSLSNIPHLGQSVGNLTSCTDYSSIYAAAFANSRGPSDLGTAKCLFSLEFPHAGSSASKRRKLLFGLVSVVCVLVFCLLAFGFWAYRKFEKKVGRDMDVRVVETGFISGLDSMDQSTTLIRFTFDDIKKATKNFSRDNIVGRGGYGNVYKGLLPDGSEVAFKRFKNCSAAGDASFTHEVEVIASVRHVNLVALRGYCSVTTRLEGYQRIIVCDMVKNGSLHDHLFGSNGVKLSWPIRQQIALGTARGLAYLHYGAQPAIIHRDIKASNILLDDKFEAKVADFGLAKFNPEGMTHMSTRVAGTMGYVAPEYALYGQLTERSDVFSYGVVLLELLSGRKALQMNNDGQPSALTDWAWSLVRTGKALDVIEDDMPQPGSPQVLEKYVLIAVLCSHPQLYARPTMDQVVKMMETDESVPSIPERPIPLVAGRIDIDRSVSSSGSGQLSSPTGYQAYTLETDSQLTNSREERSSSSRILCTD